Proteins from one Coffea arabica cultivar ET-39 chromosome 8c, Coffea Arabica ET-39 HiFi, whole genome shotgun sequence genomic window:
- the LOC113707488 gene encoding aberrant root formation protein 4 isoform X3: MDPETTDLPTPCTSSAAVVDRLRRSLSSCSQLIQTGVDFHKSEQSLSDLVLFLNSISDSFVREPENQDLENASFQILTEIRLFITSSSVDQQAVIDALSFELPKTAARFACVSPRCMEVAQSIVDCFTDKCSPRDMLSILCEAIGSPRDAFTVPSYFAPLLSGFPKVFVSIRRRQFEQVKAAVPVILNALKAIVLDSDDKDADLGDIFHKANCIADSMKAVCLELEGKDNEKLCALLGLFVLQITALASMGIEYRLAHSSPLVLKLSHFLQSCGLSYLGLIMGTDVEKLLGIAVGDGGDDLVGCFSDIWLGASILVIWGYKSNEVALAAGADLVALKDELQSSRIKRWHAVGMLKHVLLCLYLPLELKKDAINFLLSIMYPKLSQMPNDENEDYSTYMPTLCSALQAIQVVIMYATDVILRKNAFAAFKELLADCPTSLRFDILRALIKDGDSSSMIAVLLDCVREEVRLESSKSPPASKVSKAESEGSQGTIFWSSSALELVELVLRPPGGGPPSLPEHSDAVLQNRPNQSTNIHWLIMLPSNSVHKVHDQKYFYATCQKSDQIHFSCFSFMQVLSALNLYRFILIKESTGHLKQEKATIPGCFPGTAW, from the exons ATGGATCCAGAAACAACCGACCTTCCTACTCCATGTACATCTTCCGCAGCGGTCGTTGATCGTCTTCGCCGGTCCCTCTCCTCATGCTCCCAG TTGATTCAAACCGGCGTTGATTTCCACAAGTCCGAGCAATCTTTGTCGGACCTCGTTCTTTTCCTCAACTCCATCTCCGACTCTTTTGTCAGGGAACCAGAAAACCAAGACTTGGAGAATGCCTCTTTTCAAATTCTCACTGAAATTCGTCTCTTCATTACCTCTTCTTCAGTGGACCAG CAGGCTGTTATTGACGCTCTATCATTTGAGTTGCCAAAGACCGCTGCTAGGTTCGCCTGTGTATCTCCAAGATGTATGGAGGTTGCTCAATCCATTGTGGATTGTTTTACTGACAAGTGTAGTCCTCGCGATATGCTTTCCATTCTCTGTGAG GCAATAGGTTCTCCTAGGGATGCGTTCACGGTGCCAAGTTATTTCGCTCCTCTACTAAGTGGCTTTCCAAAAG TTTTTGTTTCAATAAGGAGGAGGCAATTTGAGCAAGTAAAAGCTGCAGTTCCCGTTATTCTTAATGCTTTGAAGGCAATAGTACTAGATTCAGATGATAAGGATGCAGATCTTGGCGATATTTTCCACAAAGCAAATTGCATTGCTGATTCTATGAAAGCAGTTTGTCTAGAGTTG GAAGGCAAGGACAATGAGAAACTCTGTGCGTTATTGGGCCTATTTGTCTTGCAGATCACG GCCCTTGCTTCAATGGGCATTGAATATAGGCTTGCACACTCTTCTCCTTTGGTGCTAAAGCTGTCACACTTCCTTCAGTCTTGTGGTTTATCATATCTTGGTTTGATAATGGGGACAGATGTTGAAAAACTTTTGGGCATTGCTGTGGGAG ATGGTGGAGATGATTTGGTGGGTTGTTTCTCTGACATCTGGCTTGGCGCGTCAATTTTAG TAATTTGGGGTTACAAGTCAAATGAGGTTGCTTTGGCTGCTGGGGCAGATTTGGTGGCACTCAAGGACGAACTTCAAAGTAGCCGGATTAAAAGATGGCATGCAGTGGGCATGTTAAAGCATGTACTATTGTGCTTATATCTGCCATTGGAGTTGAAGAAGGATGCCATTAACTTCCTGCTAAGCATTATGTATCCAAAGTTATCCCAGATGCCtaatgatgaaaatgaagacTACTCAACTTATATGCCAACTCTTTGTTCTGCTTTGCAG GCTATTCAAGTGGTAATTATGTATGCAACAGATGTAATCCTACGGAAGAATGCTTTTGCAGCATTCAAAGAG TTACTTGCAGATTGTCCAACTTCCCTAAGATTTGACATTTTAAGGGCATTAATAAAAGATGGCGACTCTTCTTCCATG ATTGCAGTGCTTCTGGACTGTGTTAGGGAGGAAGTGCGCCTAGAAAGTAGCAAAAGTCCGCCTGCAAGCAAAGTCTCAAAAGCAGAAAGCGAAGGCTCTCAAGGCACTATTTTTTGGAGTTCGAGtgcccttgaattggtggagCTGGTTTTGAGGCCTCCAGGGGGAGGGCCTCCATCGCTTCCAGAGCACAGTGATGCA GTACTGCAGAACAGACCCAACCAATCAACCAACATACATTGGTTGATTATGCTGCCTTCAAACTCAGTTCACAAAGTCCATGATCAAAAGTACTTCTATGCCACTTGTCAAAAATCTGACCAGATACATTTTTCTTGCTTCTCTTTCATGCAGGTTCTTTCTGCTCTCAATCTCTACAGATTCATTTTGATCAAGGAATCGACTg GACACCTGAAACAGGAAAAAGCAACAATTCCGGGGTGCTTTCCAGGGACAGCCTGGTGA